The genome window ACATGAAGGCGATCCGCGGCCACCGGGCGCCCAGGGCCCGTGCCGCCGAGACGAACTCGAGGGACAGCACCGACAGCGTGGACCCCCTCACGGTCCGCGCGTAGACGGGTATGGCGGAGACGCCGACGGCGATCATCGTGTTGCCGAGGCTCGGCCCCAGGATGGCGACGATCGCCAGGGCCAGCAGGATGCCGGGGAACGCCAGCATCACGTCCATGGTCCGCATGATCACGGCGTCCCACCAACCGCCGAGGAACCCGGCGAGCAGCCCGAGCACGGTCCCTACCGTCATAGCGATGCCGACGGCGATGACGCCCACGCGCAGGGAGATCCGCGAGCCGTGGATCACGCGGCTGAGGACGTCCCTCCCCAGCTCGTCGGTCCCGAACCAGTGCTCCGGGCTCGGCGGGGCCTCGACCGCCGTGTAGGTCATCTGCTCCGGCGGGTACGGAGCGAGCACGTCGGCCAGCAGCGCGACGAGCAGGAAGAACGCGGTGATCGCGGCGCCGGCCACGGCGCTCGGCTTGGCGAGGAAGCGCCTCAGCCAGCGACCGGAGCGCTCGGAGCCGCGGCGCGCGGCGCCCACCGGGACGTCCGGCACACCGTCGCCAGAAGAGCCTCCGCGGGGCACCCCGCCGGCAGACGACCCGCCGACCGGCCCACCCCCACCCGCCGCCGGGGTGACCGCCTCCGCGCTCACGGGACGCGGATCCTCACGAGACCGCTCACGAGAGCGCTCACGAGACCTGGATCCTGGGGTCGAGCACGCCGTAGAGGAGGTCGACGACGAGGTTCACGACCACGTAGATGAGACCCGCGACCAGGACGATGCCCTGGATCTGCGGGAAGTCCCTGGCGAGGATCGCGTTGACCGCGAAGCGCCCGAGCCCCGGCCGCGCGAAGACCGACTCCACGATCACCGAGCCGGCCATCAGCCCGCCGAACTGGAGGCCCACGATCGTCAGGATCGGTATGAAGGCGTTGCGCAGGGCGTGCTTGACGACCACCATGCGGGGCCTGAGGCCCTTCGACTGCGCGGTCTTGACGTAGTCCTGGCCCAGCACCTCGAGCAGCGCCGAGCGCGTCATGCGCGCGAGGACAGCGGCCGCCGGCAGCGCCAGCGTCACCGCCGGCAGCACGAGGCCGCTAAGGCCCGTGCCCGTCACCGGCAGCCACTCGAGCGCCAGCGAGAACAGCATGATGAAGAGCAGGCCGCTCCAGAACGTGGGCATCGAGATCCCCAGGAGCGCGAAGCTCATCACCAGGGTCTCGAGCCCGGGCGAGCGGCTGACCGCGGCCAGCAGACCGAGGCCCACGCCCAGGACCATCGCGACCAGCATGGCCGCGCCCGTGAGGACCGCCGTCGAACCGATGCGGTCGCCGATCTCGCGCGCCACCGGCTGGCCGCTGCGGATGGACGTGCCGAGGTCGCCCACGACCACCCGCGAGATGTACCTGAGGTACTGCTCGGGCAGCGGTCTGTCGAGACCGAGCTGTGCCCTCAACCGCGCGATGTCCTCCGCCGTCGCCCTCTCGCCCAGCATGATCCTGACGGGGTCGCCCGGCGTCAGGTGGCTCATGCTGAAGGCCAGGAGCGTCACCCCCAGCACGACCGGCACGGCCGACGGAAGGCGACGGAGGAGGAACTGCAGCACCGCCTACTCCAGGGTCGCGTCGTTGAGGAGCAGGAAGCCCTCGGGGTGCACGACCGCGCCGGAGACGCGGGACGACATCGCGATGAAGTTCTCGTTCGTCCACAGCGGCACCCACAACGCCTGGTCGCTGATGTACCGCTGGATCTCGGCGTAGGTCTCGAGCCGCCTGGCCTCGTCCGTCTCGGTGCGGGACGCCTCGATGAGCGCGTCCAGCTCCTCCGACGGGAAGTGGCTGTGGGCGAGGCCCGTGCCGATGTTCGAGCTGTGGAACCACAGCTGGACGATGTCGGGGTTCGTGTAGGTGTAGCCCATGAAGTCGGCGTCGTGCTCGCCGGCCATGAGGTTCTCGAGCAGGGTGCCGAACTCGTACGTCTGGATCTGCATGTCGATGCCGATCTCGGCGAGCTGCGCCTGCACGATCTGGGCGCTGCGCGTCCACGTGTCTATCGGGGCCGTGAACAGCGTGAACCTGAAGGGGACGCCGTCCTTGGTGAGCGGCCCGTCACCGGACCTGGTCCAGCCCGCCTCCGCCAGCAGCTCCAGGGCCCGCTCGGGGTCGTAGCCGGGGTCGTAGTCCTCGATGCCCTCCCAGTAGCCCCAGATGCTGGGCGGCAGCACCCCGTGCGCGACCTGGCCCAGGCCCCGCAGGGCGACCTGCAGCACGACCTCGGGGTCGATCGCGTAGTTCAGCGCCTGGCGCACCCGCAGGTCGTCGAACGGCGCGCGCTGCGTGTTGAACTCGAGGAACAGCCCCACGCCCTTGCGCAGGAAGCTGACGACGTTGAAGCGCTCGTCGTTCCTCAGCCGCTCGACGTCGGTGGGCGGGATGTTCGGCAGCACGTCCACCTCGCCGGTCTCGAGGGCGGCCACCTGCGTCGCCGACTCGGGGATGACCCTGAACACGATCCGTTCGATGCTCGGCGCCCCGCCGCTGGTGTAAGAGGGGCCCCAGGCGTAGTCGGGGTTGCGCTCGAGGACGATGCGGTCGCCCGAGACCCACTCGGCGACGCGCCACGGGCCGCTGAGCACCGGCGTGCGGCCGAAGTCGTCGCCCATCTCCTGCGCGGCCGCCACGTTGACGATCGCCGCCCGGGGGTCGGTGAGGTTGTCGAGGAAGGGCGCGAACGGCCTGTCGAGGGTGATGCGCAGCGTGTCGGCGTCGACGACCTCGATCGTCTCGACCGGCTCGAACAGGTTCCCGGCGATCGGGGACTGCGTGGCCGGGTCCTTCGCGCGCAGGATCGAGGCGCGCACCGCCTCGGCGTCGAGAGGCGAGCCGTCGTGGAACGTGGCGCCCGGCTTGAGCTCGAAGGTCCAGGTGAGGCCGTCCTCCGACGCCGACCAGGAGCTGGCGAGCCCGTCCGCGTAGGCGTTGTCGAGGTCCTTGGTCAGCAGCGTGTCGCCGGCGTAGCGCATGATCGCGCCGGTGATGGCGGTGCTGGTCTTCTGCGGGTCCAGCGTGTCGGGCTCCTCGGCCGCCACGATGGTCAGCGTGCCTCCCTCTTGAGCCCAAGCGAGCGCGGCGACCGCGGCCAGGACCAAGACGGAGAGAGTACGGAACGACCTTCTCATCTGGCTCCTCCAGCTTGCGTGCAAGGTTCGGTCCGCTCGACTGCGGACCTCTCGACTCATCCGGGCTCGCTACACGGGCGCACGTCGGTCATGCGCGCCCGGCGATCACCTCCTCCCCCTGTGGTCGGCGAACGTGGAGAACCAGCCGAGCGCCGCCTCGGCGCTGGTGAGGCGCGACCTGGCGGTGGGCACCACCACCTCCAGGGCGGCGACGACGGCGTGCACGAGGGCCTGCGTCGCGACGTAGCTGTTGAAGGCGCCGACCCCCTCGGTCCTGGCGCGCAGCACGTGCCTCGCCTGCCGCGTCAAGGGGTTGTCGGTGCCGTCGAGGTCGGTGAGGACGCTGAAGGGCACGCCGCGCTCGGCGAGGAACTGCGCCAGCACGACCTTCTCTCGGCCCACGCGCTTCTGCGCCACGATCAGCACGTGGTCGGAGGGCAGCGCGCCGCCGAAGGTGTCGGCGACGGTACCGCCGGCTCCGTCGACGGTCCTGACGTCGGGCAGGAGCTGCTGTAGGTAGAGCCCCAGGTTGAACGCCAGGCCGTAGGAGAGCCTTAGCCCGTAGACGTAGACGCGGCCCGCCTGGAACAGGTCGCTGCAGAGCTGCGCCACCGTGCCAGCGTCGAGCTCGTCGAGCGTCGACCTGACGTTCGCCAGCGACCGTTCGCGGTGCCACTCGAGGATCGCCTGCACGTCGGCGGTGCGCCGGCCGGCCGCGTGCCGCGCGGCCGGCGACACGGCCTTGACGTAGATCTCGTCCTGGAGCTCCTCCTTGAACGTCCTGAAGCTCTCGTAGCCGAGGCGCTGCACGAACCGCGAGACGGTGGCCTTGCCCACCCCGCACGCCGCCGCGATCTCGGCCACGCTCATGAACGGTATCTTGGCGTACTCCCGCTCGATGAACGCCGCCAGCCGACCCTGCGGGCCCGTGGACCTGCCCTGCGGGCCGGGAGACCTGCCCTGCGCGCCGGTGGAAGTGCCCTGGGTGCCGGCGGCCCCGCCCGGCGCATCGGTAGAGGGGCCGGCCCCTCGCGCCTTGTCCACCGCCTTGGTACCAGGCATCGCCGCCTCGTTCCGCACGCTCTAGCTGGAACGCTTGTTCCGGGCTTCAACCGCTTCTGGAACACCTGTTCCGATTGGTGCGACGATACTGGGGCCTCGACCTGCTGTCAAGGCGGCCGGGCGCCTCCGCCGTGCGGTCGCGGACGCGGCTAGCCGAGCACTAGGTCACAAGCGGCAGCTACGTGAGCGCTGGTCCCGCCTACCCGTGCTCCATGCTCGCCAGGTACAGCAGCGCCGCCGCGTCCCAGGCCTGGGGGCGACACGCCACGGGGTAGGGCACCGGGGGTCGCAGGTCGCGCGGGTAGCCGGCCACGAGCTCCGGGAGACGCAGGTCCGGCTGTCGGCTGGCCAGGTCGAACAGGGCGGCCCTCACGCGCGAGCTCTCCGCCGCGAACCCGTAACGCGCCAGCCCGGCGGCGAACAGCGCGGTGTCGTGCGGCCACACCGAGCCGTTGTGGTAGCTGACCGGGTTGTAGCGCGCGGCGTCGGCGCCCAGCGTGCGCAGGCCCCAGCCCGTCCACATGCGGTCGCCCAGCAGCGTGGCCACCAGTGCGGCGGCTCGCTCCTCCCTGACGATCCCGGTCCACAAGAGCTGGCCGGCGTCGGAGCTGAGCACGGCCAGCGGGCGCTTCTCCCCGTCCAGCGCCATCGCGTAGGTGCCGAGCTCCGGCAGCCAGAACGCCTCGTCGAAGGCGGCCTTGAGACGATCGGCGCGCTGGCGCCACTGCGCGGAGCGGTCGGGCTCGCCCAGCCGCCCGTACCACGCGGCGGCGGCCGAGTAGGCGGCGTACGCGTACCCCTGCACCTCGGAGACGGCCAGCGCGCCCTGCGCCAGCTCGCCGCCGGCGTGGCTCATCGAGTCCCCCGAGTCCTTCCACGACTGCACGTCGAGGTGGCCCAGGCCCACGACCGCGGAGCCGAACTCGATGAACCCGTCGCCGTCCACGTCGGCCCGCTCCACCAGCCACCCCAGGGCCGCCTCCCAGGCGGGACGCAGCTCGGTGAGGAGCGAGTCCTCGCCCGTCGCGCGGCAGTGGCCATCGAGCAGCATGAGGAACAGCGGCGTCGCGTCGACGGACCCGTAGTAGGGCGAGTGCGGCGTCCTGCCCGTCCGCGTCAGCTCGCCGAACCTGAGCTCGTGCATGATCTTGCCGGGCTCGGCGTCGCGGCTCGGGTCGTCGTCGCGCGCCTGCCACCGGGCCAGGTAGCGCAGGGTGCCGGCGGCCACGTCGGGTCGGTAGGGCAGCAGGAAGTGGGCGGCGAGGAGCGAGTCGCGCCCGAACGCGGCGACGAACCAGGGTATGCCCGCGGCCGGCACCGGGCCCTCGGGCGTGAACAGCAGCAGGGCCCTGAGGTCGTCGATGGCCCGCACCAGGGCGCCGCGGTGCGGCCCACGCGCGAGGTCGGACGCCAGCAGCCCGTCGAACGACTCCCGCCACGACTCGTAGGACATCCGCCCGACCGGCGGCCGGTCCAGCGGGTTGTCGATCGCCACCGAGGCGCGTAGCGTCACCGACACGCCGGGCCGCAGGACGACCTCGTACGACGCCAGGACGCCGGGGGGCGATGCCGGGGCCGGGGCGTCAGCCGCGGCGGCCGTGCCCTCGGCCTGGGTGCCCGAGCCATGGGCCCAGCGCCCGTCCGTGCCCACGGTCAGCCGGGGCGCGACGCCGGAGAACGTCACCTCGACGCCCTGCTCGACGCCGTCGGACGCCCGGTGCCGCAGGGCCACGCACGAGTCGCTCACGCGGACGTCCGGCGCCTCCCGTAGCCGCTTCCCCCAGCCGCGCACCTCGAACAGGTCGACGAAGTCGCCGGCGAGCTCGAGGGTCAGCTCCACGACCTGGGGCTCGCGCGAGGTGTTCGATACCTCCAGCTCGTCGACGAGCGAACCCGCCGTCAGGGTCACGGAGCGCCTGACCGCCACGAGCTGCGACGGCCCGCGGATGAGCGCGTAGTGCGCGTGCAGGGTGTCCGGCCGTGGCGTCTCGACCACCAGCGGACGCAGCGGCCTCTCCCCCGACTCCCACCGCCACACGTAGCGCGACAGCATGCGCGTGTCGCGGTTGTACAGGCCGTGCTCGCCGCCGATGATCATGCCCTCCGAGTCGGCGGCCACGAAGGTGTAGTTCTCTTTCAGGACCAGGTTGTCGACGAAGTTCATACACGATGTGGCGGGGTCACAGCGCGCGGGCACGGACGGCAGCCATGGACGGTGCCGCGGTGCCGCCGGCGCGTGGCGCGCCCCGCCTCAGTCCTTCCCTACGCCGTAAGAGACGCCCTCCAAGAAGTACCGCTGGAAGACGAAGAACAGGACGATGATGGGCAGGGCGCTCAGCACCGCGCCCGACAGGATGAGCCCCCAGTCGCCGGCGCCGCCGTAGGCGTTGCGGAACGACAGCAGCCCGATGGGCAGCGTCTTGATGTCCTCCGGCGTCGTCAGCACGACCAGCGGCCAGAAGAAGTCGTTCCACGCCCCCTGGAAGGTGATGATCGTCAGCGCGCCCAGCGCCGGCCTGGCCATGGGCAGCACCACGCGGAAGTAGCGCTGCCACTGGTTCGCGCCGTCGATCATGGCCGCCTCCTCCACCTCGCGCGGGATCGACTCGAAGAACTGCTTCATGATGAACACCGCGCTGGCGCCCACCAGGCCGGAGAGGATGACGCCCCAGAGGTCGTTGAGGAGGGTCGGCCGGCCCCACAGGCGCGACAGGCCGAAGATGCCGTCGCGCAGCACCAGGTAGTTGCTGATGAAGATCACCTGGCTGGGGATCATCTGCGCGAACAGGATGAGGACGAAGACGAGCCCGCGCCCCGGGAAGCGCAGCCGCGCCAGCGCGTACCCCGCCATGGAGGCGAACAGGAGCGTCGAGAGCACCTTGGCGATGGCCACGAAGAACGAGTTCGCCGTCCACGAGAGGAACAGGCTGCGGCCCGTGGTGACCGAGCGCGCCTCGTCCATCACGCGCCGGTAGTTGTGGAACACGTAGCCGAGCGCGCCGGGCGTGACGTTGTCGTAAGAGGCGACCAGGCCTCGGCGCTCGATGCGCGTGGGCGGCAGGGTGCCGCGCAGGAACACGAGGTCGCGCGAGGCGGCGGTGGCGTCGAGGGGCAGGCGCTCGAGCCTAGGGCCGTCTCCCACGTACCTCACGCCCACGCGGTACGTCACGACCTGGCCATCCATGACCTCGCCGTCCACGGTGAGGGTGCCGGGCTGGCGCCGCACCTCCTCGACCCCGGTGACCTCCGCGTGGTCGGCGGCGTACTCGATCCTCTGCACGGCGCCGAGGCCGGCGCCCGGCCGGCGGCGCGGCACCACGACCTCGGGGGGCGCGGGCTCCACGCCCTCGGGCGCGAAGTAGGTCAGCTCGAACGACACCTCGCCCCCCGGGGCGAACCCGCCCCAGAGCGGCGCGCCGGCCCCCTGGCGGCCCAGGCTGGCGGCCGCGGCCCAGTTGGCCGGCGCGAGCTGCGGCGGCCTGAGCGTGGGCGGGTACTCCAAGGGGTCGGGCTTCAGGCTCGAGATCGTGGCGAACAGCAGCGGGCCCAGGAAGGCCAGCGAGAAGATCAGCATGAGCAGGTAGACGAGCCCCGCCCGCGACCACCGGCGCCGGGCCAGCCAGCGCTCGGCCTCCCGCTGCGACAGGCGCATGCGCACGGGCGCCTCGACGACGGCGGTGCTCACCTGGCGCCCTCCGCCCGCAGGAACAGCCGCTGGAACATCACGATGACCAGGGTGAGCACGGCCAGGAACATGGCCGCGGCCGCCGCGAACCCGACCTCGGGCAGCTGGGCGCCCGGGAACATCCGGTTGTAGACGAAGAACGACAGCGTGATCACGCTGCGCAGCGGTACCGCGTTGCCGAAGATGGCCACCTGGTCGAACATCTGCAGCGTGCCGATGAGCCCCAGCGTCACGACCAGGAAGGTCACGGGCCGCACCGACGGGACCGTGATGTAGAGGAACTGCTGCGCCGGCGAGGCGCCGTCCAGGGACGCGGCCTCGTAGTAGGACTTGGGCACGTCCTGCAGCGCCGCCAGGAACATCAGCATGAAGGTGGGGATGGTCGTGAAGATGTTCTGCAGCATGATCGCGATGAGCGGCACCGGCGCCCGCAGCCACGAGGGCGCGCCCGGCGGCACCTCCAGCCGCGTCTGCAGCCAGACGAAGTCGACCGCAGGCACGTCACGCGGCAGGAGCACGCCGGTGGCCGTGAGCGCCCACGTGCCCCCGGCCGCCACCAGCAGCGAGACCACGAGGAGCGCCGGGTCGAGGGCCCGCGCCGGCAGGCCGCGCGAGCGCTCCCACAGCACCTGCAGCGCCTGCAGGACGATCACGACGCCGAAGAACACGAGGATCTGCGGTAGATACTTCGAGAACTGGGTGGCGAGGTAGTTGAACGCGCCCCGCCGCTGATACAGCCACAGGAAGATCAGTGAGATGACGACGCTGCTCGTGACGCTGGGCATGTAGAACGCGGTGCGGAAGAACGCCATGCCGCGGATGCGCTGGTTGAGGATCGACGCCATCACCAGCGCCCCCACCGTCTGCACGAGCGTCACCAGCGCCGCGTAGATGAGCGAGTTCCGCAGGGCCGTCAGGAACAGCTCGTCGAGGAACAGGTTGCGGTAGTTGCGCAGCCCCACCCACTCGGGGGCGTTGAACAGGTCGTAGTTGGTGAAGCTGAAGTAGATCGCCCGCGCCGTGGCGAAGACAAAGAAGATCCCCAGCGAGATCAGGAAAGGCGCCAGGAAAAGGAGCGCCGCACCGGTCTCGTGGCGCCTCATGCGCATGGTTCTCTCCCGAACCGGCCGCCCCGCCGCGGCCTGCAGGCTCTACGGGTCCTCGACACGAGGATAGGGGTTGGGGGCGGCCGGCGGCCGCCCCCGTTCCCCCGGTGTCTGGTGGCTCACTGCTGGGCGCGCTGCAGGATGGCGTCGAGCTCCACCTGCGCGGCCGTCAGAGCCTCGTCCACCGTCGCCTGGCCGGTCATGACGGCCGTGGCGGCGTTGTTGAGCGGGCCCATGTAGTCGGTCCCGACGGTGCCGAACTGGAAGCCCAGCACGTTGCCGTCGGAGGCGCCCTCGAACACGGTGAGGTTGCCCCTGGCCTCGCGCGAGTCCTCCTGGAAGTACGGGTTGTCGGCCAGAGCCTCGCGGCTGGGGATGGCCAGGCCCTCCTCGAGGATGAACTGCTGCGCCTCGGGGCTCGTCAGGGCCTCGAGCACCTTGACCGCCGCGTCGCGGTTGGGAGAGTCGGCGTTCACGCCCCAGGCCACGGTGTAGATGAAGTTGCCGCGCTCGCCGGTGGTGGGCGACTTCGGCAGCAGCGTGGAGCCGTAGGGCAGGTTCGGCGCCGCGTCCCTCAGGAAGCCGATGATCCAGGCGCCTTCGATGGCCACCGCGGCCTTCTCCTGCGCCAGGCAGTCGCCGGGCCAGCCGGCCCCGACGTCGGCGGGCTGCACGGCGATGCCCTCAGTGACGAGGCTCGTGTAGAACGAGAACGCGTCCACGAACGCGGGGTCGGAGAGGTCCACGCGGCCGTCGGCGGTGAACGGCGTCCAGCCGTTCGCGTAGGCGAACGCGCCGAGGCGGGCGAAGTCGGCGGGGATGCAGGCGCCGTAGACGTCGTCACCCAGCTCGCTGACGGCGGCCAGCTTCTCCTTGAACGTGTTCCAGTCGTCGTCGGCGTTGGGGTACTCGACGCCGGCCTCGTCGAAGAGGTCCTCGTTGTAGAACACGGCCAGCGTGTTGAAGTCCTTCGGGATCCCGTAGACCTCGCCGTCGACCGTGTAGACGTCCATCAGGCTGTCGATGAACGGGCTGGTGTCCACCAGGTCGGTGATCGGCAGGACCTTGCCGGTGGCGATGATGCCGGGCGCGGTCTCGCCGGGGATGTAGAAGACGTCGGCCGCCGTGCCCGCCGAGAGGGCGTTGGTGAGGACCTGGTTGTAGTCGGTCTCGATGGGCTCGTACTGGACCGTGATGCCGTCGGCGGCCAGCTGCTGGCCGACGACCTCGTCGAGCAGGCGCTGGACGATGGCCGGGTCGCCGCCGCCGTACCCCATGATCCTGATCGTCGTCTGGGCCTGCGCCGCGCCGAACGCGAGTGCGAGCAGCGCGACTGTGATCAGTACTCTCCTCATGCCGTCTCCCTTCGCTTGCCTTGCTGCCTATGTCGACCCGTGGTCGACGGGTCGGGGGTCTCTGGTCCTCGTGACTTCTCTCCTCGTTCGGCCGGTCGCGGTTCGGCCCCTACGGGCCGGGCCTGCTCGGCTCGGCCCGCCATCCCGCACACGCGTCCGCCAGGTGCAGTGCATCACCGCCTCTCCGCCGTGGTGCCCCGCACCACCAAGCTCACCGGCACGCGCACGCCGCGGACCGGCGCGCCGTTCAGTGCTTCGTGCAGCAGCTCGACCGCGGTCTTCGCGACCGCCGCGATGTCTTGCCTGATGGTCGTCAGCTCGTCGCCGATCTCGGGCATGTCGTCGAACCCGATCACCGAGACGTCCGAGGGCACGCGCAGGCCCGCGTCCGTCAGGGCGGCGATGACGCCGTTGGCCAGCTCGTCGGTCGCCGCGAAGACCGCGGTGTAGTCGAGGCCTCTCGCGCCGCTCGGCTCGGCGGTCGTGCGGGCGGAGGCGTTCATGGCGAGCCGGTCGGGAACCGTGCCGGCGGGCCCCATGTGGACGTGGTGGAGGTGGGTCCCGTGGCTGCGCGTAGCGAGGTCACGCGTCATGGCGCGGTAGGCG of Trueperaceae bacterium contains these proteins:
- a CDS encoding ABC transporter permease — protein: MPDVPVGAARRGSERSGRWLRRFLAKPSAVAGAAITAFFLLVALLADVLAPYPPEQMTYTAVEAPPSPEHWFGTDELGRDVLSRVIHGSRISLRVGVIAVGIAMTVGTVLGLLAGFLGGWWDAVIMRTMDVMLAFPGILLALAIVAILGPSLGNTMIAVGVSAIPVYARTVRGSTLSVLSLEFVSAARALGARWPRIAFMYVLPNVSAPIIVLATIGIATSILSAAGLSYLGLGAQPPTPEWGAMLSDARAFMRTSWWMATFPGAAIMMVVMGFNLLGDGLRDLLDPRGRR
- a CDS encoding ABC transporter permease produces the protein MLQFLLRRLPSAVPVVLGVTLLAFSMSHLTPGDPVRIMLGERATAEDIARLRAQLGLDRPLPEQYLRYISRVVVGDLGTSIRSGQPVAREIGDRIGSTAVLTGAAMLVAMVLGVGLGLLAAVSRSPGLETLVMSFALLGISMPTFWSGLLFIMLFSLALEWLPVTGTGLSGLVLPAVTLALPAAAVLARMTRSALLEVLGQDYVKTAQSKGLRPRMVVVKHALRNAFIPILTIVGLQFGGLMAGSVIVESVFARPGLGRFAVNAILARDFPQIQGIVLVAGLIYVVVNLVVDLLYGVLDPRIQVS
- a CDS encoding ABC transporter substrate-binding protein, whose protein sequence is MRRSFRTLSVLVLAAVAALAWAQEGGTLTIVAAEEPDTLDPQKTSTAITGAIMRYAGDTLLTKDLDNAYADGLASSWSASEDGLTWTFELKPGATFHDGSPLDAEAVRASILRAKDPATQSPIAGNLFEPVETIEVVDADTLRITLDRPFAPFLDNLTDPRAAIVNVAAAQEMGDDFGRTPVLSGPWRVAEWVSGDRIVLERNPDYAWGPSYTSGGAPSIERIVFRVIPESATQVAALETGEVDVLPNIPPTDVERLRNDERFNVVSFLRKGVGLFLEFNTQRAPFDDLRVRQALNYAIDPEVVLQVALRGLGQVAHGVLPPSIWGYWEGIEDYDPGYDPERALELLAEAGWTRSGDGPLTKDGVPFRFTLFTAPIDTWTRSAQIVQAQLAEIGIDMQIQTYEFGTLLENLMAGEHDADFMGYTYTNPDIVQLWFHSSNIGTGLAHSHFPSEELDALIEASRTETDEARRLETYAEIQRYISDQALWVPLWTNENFIAMSSRVSGAVVHPEGFLLLNDATLE
- a CDS encoding MurR/RpiR family transcriptional regulator; the protein is MPGTKAVDKARGAGPSTDAPGGAAGTQGTSTGAQGRSPGPQGRSTGPQGRLAAFIEREYAKIPFMSVAEIAAACGVGKATVSRFVQRLGYESFRTFKEELQDEIYVKAVSPAARHAAGRRTADVQAILEWHRERSLANVRSTLDELDAGTVAQLCSDLFQAGRVYVYGLRLSYGLAFNLGLYLQQLLPDVRTVDGAGGTVADTFGGALPSDHVLIVAQKRVGREKVVLAQFLAERGVPFSVLTDLDGTDNPLTRQARHVLRARTEGVGAFNSYVATQALVHAVVAALEVVVPTARSRLTSAEAALGWFSTFADHRGRR
- a CDS encoding glycogen debranching N-terminal domain-containing protein, with product MNFVDNLVLKENYTFVAADSEGMIIGGEHGLYNRDTRMLSRYVWRWESGERPLRPLVVETPRPDTLHAHYALIRGPSQLVAVRRSVTLTAGSLVDELEVSNTSREPQVVELTLELAGDFVDLFEVRGWGKRLREAPDVRVSDSCVALRHRASDGVEQGVEVTFSGVAPRLTVGTDGRWAHGSGTQAEGTAAAADAPAPASPPGVLASYEVVLRPGVSVTLRASVAIDNPLDRPPVGRMSYESWRESFDGLLASDLARGPHRGALVRAIDDLRALLLFTPEGPVPAAGIPWFVAAFGRDSLLAAHFLLPYRPDVAAGTLRYLARWQARDDDPSRDAEPGKIMHELRFGELTRTGRTPHSPYYGSVDATPLFLMLLDGHCRATGEDSLLTELRPAWEAALGWLVERADVDGDGFIEFGSAVVGLGHLDVQSWKDSGDSMSHAGGELAQGALAVSEVQGYAYAAYSAAAAWYGRLGEPDRSAQWRQRADRLKAAFDEAFWLPELGTYAMALDGEKRPLAVLSSDAGQLLWTGIVREERAAALVATLLGDRMWTGWGLRTLGADAARYNPVSYHNGSVWPHDTALFAAGLARYGFAAESSRVRAALFDLASRQPDLRLPELVAGYPRDLRPPVPYPVACRPQAWDAAALLYLASMEHG
- a CDS encoding carbohydrate ABC transporter permease; amino-acid sequence: MSTAVVEAPVRMRLSQREAERWLARRRWSRAGLVYLLMLIFSLAFLGPLLFATISSLKPDPLEYPPTLRPPQLAPANWAAAASLGRQGAGAPLWGGFAPGGEVSFELTYFAPEGVEPAPPEVVVPRRRPGAGLGAVQRIEYAADHAEVTGVEEVRRQPGTLTVDGEVMDGQVVTYRVGVRYVGDGPRLERLPLDATAASRDLVFLRGTLPPTRIERRGLVASYDNVTPGALGYVFHNYRRVMDEARSVTTGRSLFLSWTANSFFVAIAKVLSTLLFASMAGYALARLRFPGRGLVFVLILFAQMIPSQVIFISNYLVLRDGIFGLSRLWGRPTLLNDLWGVILSGLVGASAVFIMKQFFESIPREVEEAAMIDGANQWQRYFRVVLPMARPALGALTIITFQGAWNDFFWPLVVLTTPEDIKTLPIGLLSFRNAYGGAGDWGLILSGAVLSALPIIVLFFVFQRYFLEGVSYGVGKD
- a CDS encoding sugar ABC transporter permease, whose protein sequence is MRMRRHETGAALLFLAPFLISLGIFFVFATARAIYFSFTNYDLFNAPEWVGLRNYRNLFLDELFLTALRNSLIYAALVTLVQTVGALVMASILNQRIRGMAFFRTAFYMPSVTSSVVISLIFLWLYQRRGAFNYLATQFSKYLPQILVFFGVVIVLQALQVLWERSRGLPARALDPALLVVSLLVAAGGTWALTATGVLLPRDVPAVDFVWLQTRLEVPPGAPSWLRAPVPLIAIMLQNIFTTIPTFMLMFLAALQDVPKSYYEAASLDGASPAQQFLYITVPSVRPVTFLVVTLGLIGTLQMFDQVAIFGNAVPLRSVITLSFFVYNRMFPGAQLPEVGFAAAAAMFLAVLTLVIVMFQRLFLRAEGAR
- a CDS encoding ABC transporter substrate-binding protein; the encoded protein is MRRVLITVALLALAFGAAQAQTTIRIMGYGGGDPAIVQRLLDEVVGQQLAADGITVQYEPIETDYNQVLTNALSAGTAADVFYIPGETAPGIIATGKVLPITDLVDTSPFIDSLMDVYTVDGEVYGIPKDFNTLAVFYNEDLFDEAGVEYPNADDDWNTFKEKLAAVSELGDDVYGACIPADFARLGAFAYANGWTPFTADGRVDLSDPAFVDAFSFYTSLVTEGIAVQPADVGAGWPGDCLAQEKAAVAIEGAWIIGFLRDAAPNLPYGSTLLPKSPTTGERGNFIYTVAWGVNADSPNRDAAVKVLEALTSPEAQQFILEEGLAIPSREALADNPYFQEDSREARGNLTVFEGASDGNVLGFQFGTVGTDYMGPLNNAATAVMTGQATVDEALTAAQVELDAILQRAQQ